A DNA window from Ficedula albicollis isolate OC2 chromosome 28, FicAlb1.5, whole genome shotgun sequence contains the following coding sequences:
- the COMP gene encoding cartilage oligomeric matrix protein, with protein sequence MAPALLLLLLCCPLCWSQQRRIDPSRPLQSAAPRKEPAWSRNPGNSLAAGGEVGPEMLQEMRETNRVLLEVRDLLKQQIKEITFLKNTVMECDACGMRPEVTGPVITMTQFNRCVPNPCFPGVPCTESGGGFRCGACPAGYSGNGTHCSDINECNANPCFPKVQCINTNPGFRCDPCPPGFTGQLLEGVGLAFARANKQVCTDINECETGAARNCVPNSICINTRGSYKCGPCKPGFVGDQSSGCRSQAAPGARRCPNGEISPCHEKAECIVERDGSLSCQCLVGWAGNGYVCGKDTDIDGVPDEKQRCSDKKCRKDNCVTVPNSGQEDADRDGIGDACDDDADGDGIPNAEDNCVYTRNADQRNADRDNFGDACDNCRQVKNNDQKDIDGDGRGDECDDDMDGDGIKNSVDNCRRVPNPDQRDGDGDGVGDACDSCPSLSNPDQVQTPPWVLVQACPVPVPSDGDGHQDSRDNCPSVPNSSQVDTDGDGLGDECDEDDDDDGIPDFRPPGPDNCRLVPNPGQEDSDGDGVGNLCEDDFDRDMVIDRIDVCPENAQVTLTDFRAFQTVVLDPEGDAQIDPNWIVLNQGMEIVQTMNSDPGLAVGYTAFNGVDFEGTFHVNTATDDDYAGFIFGYQDSSSFYVVMWKQMEQTYWQANPFRAVAEPGIQLKAVKSKTGPGEYLRNSLWHTGDTTDQVKLLWKDPRNSGWKDKTSYRWFLQHRPQVGYIRARFYEGPEVVADTGVVLDTTMRGGRLGVFCFSQENIIWSNLRYRCNDTIPEDYETFRVQQD encoded by the exons ATCCCAGCCGGCCCCTCCAAAGCGCTGCCCCCCGCAAAGAGCCCGCCTGGAGCAGGAATCCCGGGAATTCCTTGGCAGCAG gaggAGAAGTCGGGcctgaaatgctgcaggaaatgaGGGAAACCAACCGGGTGCTGCTGGAAGTTCGGGATTTGTTGAAGCAGCAG ATCAAGGAGATCACGTTCCTGAAGAACACGGTGATGGAGTGCGATGCCTGCG ggatGCGGCCGGAGGTGACGGGTCCCGTCATCACCATGACCCAGTTCAACCGCTGCGTGCCCAACCCCTGCTTCCCGGGCGTGCCCTGCACCGAGAGCGGCGGCGGCTTCCGCTGCGGGGCGTGTCCTGCGGGCTACAGCGGGAACGGGACCCACTGCAGCGACATCAACGAG TGCAATGCCAACCCCTGCTTCCCAAAAGTGCAGTGCATCAACACCAACCCCGGCTTCCGCTGCGACCCCTGCCCGCCCGGCTTCAcggggcagctgctggagggggtGGGGCTGGCCTTTGCCAGGGCCAACAAACAG GTGTGCACCGACATCAACGAGTGTGAGACTGGAGCTGCCAGGAATTGTGTCCCAAACTCCATCTGCATCAACACCCGG GGATCCTACAAGTGCGGGCCCTGCAAGCCGGGCTTTGTGGGGGATCAGAGCAGCGGCTGCCGCAGCCAGGCGGCGCCGGGGGCGCGGCGCTGCCCCAACGGCGAGATCAGCCCGTGCCACGAGAAGGCGGAGTGCATCGTGGAGAGGGACGgctccctgtcctgccag TGCCTcgtgggctgggctgggaacgGCTACGTGTGCGGGAAGGACACGGACATCGACGGGGTCCCCGACGAGAAGCAGCGCTGCTCCGACAAGAAATGCCGCAAG GATAACTGCGTGACTGTCCCCAACTCCGGCCAGGAGGACGCCGACAGGGACGGGATTGGGGACGCCTGCGACGATGATGCCGACGGGGACGGGATCCCAAACGCTGAG GACAACTGTGTGTACACCAGGAACGCGGACCAGCGCAACGCCGACAGGGACAACTTCGGGGACGCGTGTGACAACTGCCGGCAGGTGAAGAACAACGACCAGAAGGACATCGATGGCGACGGCCGGGGCGACGAGTGCGACGATGACATGGACGGGGACG GGATCAAAAACTCCGTGGACAACTGCAGGAGAGTTCCCAACCCTGACCAgagggacggggacggggacggcGTGGGGGACGCCTGTGacagctgccccagcctcagCAACCCTGACCAGGTACAGACCCCCCCGTGGGTCCTGGTCCAGG cctgtcccgtccctgtccccagtgacGGTGACGGCCACCAGGACTCTCGGGACAATTGTCCCTCAGTGCCCAACAGCTCCCAGGTGGACACGGACGGGGACGGGCTGGGGGACGAGTGTGACGAGGACGACGACGACGACGGGATCCCCGACTTCCGCCCGCCCGGGCCCGACAACTGCCGCCTGGTGCCCAACCCCGGCCAGGAGGACTCGGATG GGGACGGCGTGGGGAACCTGTGTGAGGATGACTTCGACAGGGACATGGTGATCGACAGGATCGACGTGTGCCCCGAGAACGCCCAGGTGACCCTGACCGACTTCAGGGCCTTCCAGACCGTGGTGCTGGACCCCGAGGGGGACGCCCAGATCGACCCCAACTGGATCGTGCTCAACCAG ggcATGGAGATTGTCCAGACCATGAACAGCGACCCTGGCCTGGCTGTAG GGTACACAGCCTTCAATGGTGTGGATTTCGAGGGCACCTTCCACGTCAACACGGCCACGGACGACGACTACGCCGGTTTCATCTTCGGCTACCAGGACAGCTCCAGCTTCTACGTGGTGATGTGGAAGCAGATGGAGCAAACCTACTGGCAGGCCAACCCCTTCCGGGCCGTGGCAGAGCCAGGCATCCAGCTGAAG GCAGTGAAATCCAAAACGGGGCCTGGGGAGTACCTGAGGAACTCGCTGTGGCACACGGGGGACACCACGGACCAGGTGAAGCTGCTCTGGAAGGACCCCAGGAACTCGGGCTGGAAGGACAAAACCTCCTACCGCTGGTTCCTGCAGCACCGGCCGCAGGTCGGCTACATCCG ggCTCGTTTCTACGAAGGCCCTGAGGTGGTGGCAGACACGGGAGTTGTCCTGGACACCACCATGAGGGGGGGGCGCCTCGGCgttttctgcttctcccaggagaacatcatctggtccaacctgCGCTACCGCTGCAACG ACACCATCCCCGAGGACTACGAGACGTTCCGGGTGCAGCAGGACTGA